The following are encoded together in the Marmota flaviventris isolate mMarFla1 chromosome 18, mMarFla1.hap1, whole genome shotgun sequence genome:
- the LOC114090930 gene encoding mitochondrial inner membrane m-AAA protease component AFG3L1-like isoform X3, protein MSHRLAAAACSRAVTGPLSVLWRCGATAGAGARALGTAQQCHQGIRCQKLALQGRLAPFSWWLCSEPSKGFEKFFKRSGRNTDSEKSTVPKKESGELKNAEPGGDGNKRGGRQDDFAWWKRMQKGEFPWDDKDFRNLAILGAGVSVGFFYFYFRDPGKEITWKHFVQYYLARGLVDRLEVVNKQFVRVIPSPGASSERYVWFNIGSVDTFERNLESAQWELGIEPTNQVAVVYTTESDGSFLRSLVPTLLLVGILLYAVRRGPMGAGRSGRGGGLFSVGETTAKILKHNINVRFADVAGCEEAKLEIMEFVNFLKNPKQYQDLGAKIPKGAMLTGPPGTGKTLLAKATAGEASVPFIAVNGSEFLEMFVGVGPARVRDMFAMARKNAPCILFIDEIDAIGRKRGRGHLGGQSEQENTLNQMLVEMDGFNSTTNVVVLAGTNRPDILDPALTRPGRFDRQIYLGPPDIKGRSSIFKVHLRPLKLDESLRNDALARKLAALTPGFTGADISNVCNEAALIAARHLSAFVQQKHFEQAIERVIGGFEKKTQVLQPSEKTTVAYHEAGHAVVGWFLEHADPLLKVSIIPRGKGLGYAQYLPREQYLYTREQLFDRMCMMLGGRVAEQLFFGQITTGAQDDLRKVTQSAYAQIVQFGMSEKLGQVSFDFPQPGEALVEKPYSEATAQLIDEEVRRLIGSAYDRTLELLTRCREQVEKVGKRLLEKEVLEKADMVELLGPRPFVEKCTYEEFVEGTGSLEEDASLPEGLKGWNQGREEGAQSSTCRRALPSLCAATCSHDGWAPRQQLLPRACAEQLPE, encoded by the exons ATGTCGCACCGGCTGGCGGCGGCGGCTTGCAGTCGGGCGGTGACCGGGCCGCTTTCGGTGCTGTGGCGATGCGGCGCCACGGCTGGGGCTGGCGCCCGGGCCCTCGGCACCGCCCAGCAG TGCCACCAGGGGATCCGTTGTCAGAAGCTGGCTCTGCAGGGGAGACTGGCGCCATTTTCCTGGTGGCTGTGTTCAGAACCATCCAAAG GGTTTGAAAAATTCTTTAAGAGGAGTGGAAGAAACACAGATTCAGAAAAATCAACAGTGCCAAAAAAAG AATCTGGTGAACTAAAGAATGCTGAGCCTGGAGGAGATGGAAACaagagaggagggaggcaggatgaCTTTGCCTGGTGGAAACGGATGCAGAAG GGCGAGTTCCCCTGGGATGACAAGGATTTCCGAAATCTGGCCATTCTGGGTGCAGGTGTATCTGTGGgatttttctacttctattttcGAGATCCTGGAAAAGAGATCACCTGGAAACACTTTGTTCAGTATTACCTGGCCAGAGGTCTG GTGGACCGGCTGGAGGTCGTGAACAAACAGTTCGTTCGTGTCATCCCTTCCCCTGGGGCGTCTTCTGAG AGGTACGTGTGGTTTAACATCGGCAGTGTTGACACCTTTGAGCGGAACCTGGAATCTGCTCAGTgggaactggggattgagccaACCAACCAGGTTGCTGTGGTCTACACCACTGAGAGTGACGG CTCTTTCCTGCGAAGCCTGGTGCCTACTCTTCTCCTGGTTGGCATCCTGCTCTATGCTGTGAGAAGGGGTCCAATGGGGGCCGGGCGCAGCGGACGAGGAGGGGGCCTCTTCAGCGTTGGTGAGACAACAGCCAAGATCCTAAAGCACAACATCAATGTGCGGTTTGCAGATGTGGCTGGCTGTGAAGAGGCCAAACTGGAAATTATGGAGTTTGTGAATTTCCTGAAGAACCCCAAGCAGTATCAGGACTTAGGAGCCAAAATTCCAAAG GGAGCCATGCTCACAGGTCCACCCGGTACTGGCAAAACACTTCTTGCCAAGGCGACTGCAGGAGAGGCCAGTGTGCCCTTTATCGCTGTGAATGGATCCGAGTTCCTGGAAATGTTTGTCGGTGTTGGACCAGCAAGG GTTCGTGACATGTTTGCAATGGCCCGTAAAAACGCTCCTTGTATCTTATTTATTGATGAGATCGATGCAATTGGCAGGAAGCGAGGCCGCGGGCACCTTGGAGGCCAGAGCGAGCAGGAAAACACGCTGAACCAGATGCTCGTGGAGATGGATG GGTTCAACTCTACCACCAATGTGGTGGTGCTGGCTGGCACCAACCGCCCTGACATCCTTGATCCAGCCCTGACGCGGCCCGGCCGGTTTGATCGCCAGATTTACCTTG GCCCCCCTGACATCAAAGGCAGGTCCTCCATCTTCAAGGTCCACCTGCGTCCTCTCAAGCTGGATGAGAGCCTCAGGAACGATGCCCTGGCAAGGAAGCTGGCAGCACTCACTCCAGGCTTCACTG GTGCTGATATCTCTAACGTGTGCAATGAAGCAGCCCTGATTGCTGCCCGCCACCTGAGTGCTTTTGTCCAGCAGAAGCATTTTGAGCAGGCCATTGAGAGAGTCATCGGAG GCTTTGAGAAGAAGACTCAGGTCTTGCAGCCCAGTGAAAAGACAACCGTGGCCTACCATGAGGCAGGGCACGCAGTGGTAGGCTGGTTCTTGGAGCATGCAGACCCCTTGCTGAAG GTGTCCATCATCCCCCGGGGCAAGGGGCTTGGGTACGCCCAGTACCTTCCCCGTGAGCAGTACCTCTATACGCGGGAGCAGCTTTTTGACCGCATGTGCATGATGCTGGGCGGCAGGGTGGCTGAGCAGCTGTTCTTTGGGCAGATCACCACTGGGGCTCAGGATGACTTGAGGAAGGTTACCCAGAGCGCCTATGCCCAG ATTGTGCAGTTTGGGATGAGTGAGAAGCTGGGCCAGGTGTCCTTCGACTTCCCCCAGCCAGGTGAAGCCCTGGTTGAAAAGCCGTACAGTGAGGCCACTGCCCAGCTCATTGATGAGGAGGTCCGGCGCCTCATTGGCTCTGCCTACGACCGCACCCTGGAGTTGCTGACTAGGTGCCGGGAGCAGGTGGAGAAG GTAGGCAAGCGGCTCCTGGAAAAAGAAGTGCTGGAGAAGGCCGACATGGTGGAGCTGTTGGGCCCTCGGCCCTTCGTGGAGAAGTGCACCTATGAGGAGTTCGTGGAGGGCACTGGTAGCCTAGAGGAGGATGCATCCCTTCCCGAGGGCCTGAAGGGCTGGAACCAGGGACGGGAGGAGGGGGCACAGAGCAGCACTTGCAGGAGAGCCCTGCCTAGCCTGTGTGCAGCCACCTGCAGTCACGATGGCTGGGCTCCCAGGCAGCAGCTGCTACCCAGAGCGTGTGCAGAACAGCTGCCAGAGTAA
- the LOC114090930 gene encoding mitochondrial inner membrane m-AAA protease component AFG3L1-like isoform X2 — protein sequence MSHRLAAAACSRAVTGPLSVLWRCGATAGAGARALGTAQQCHQGIRCQKLALQGRLAPFSWWLCSEPSKGFEKFFKRSGRNTDSEKSTVPKKESGELKNAEPGGDGNKRGGRQDDFAWWKRMQKGEFPWDDKDFRNLAILGAGVSVGFFYFYFRDPGKEITWKHFVQYYLARGLRYVWFNIGSVDTFERNLESAQWELGIEPTNQVAVVYTTESDGSFLRSLVPTLLLVGILLYAVRRGPMGAGRSGRGGGLFSVGETTAKILKHNINVRFADVAGCEEAKLEIMEFVNFLKNPKQYQDLGAKIPKGAMLTGPPGTGKTLLAKATAGEASVPFIAVNGSEFLEMFVGVGPARVRDMFAMARKNAPCILFIDEIDAIGRKRGRGHLGGQSEQENTLNQMLVEMDGFNSTTNVVVLAGTNRPDILDPALTRPGRFDRQIYLGPPDIKGRSSIFKVHLRPLKLDESLRNDALARKLAALTPGFTGADISNVCNEAALIAARHLSAFVQQKHFEQAIERVIGAFLPLGLCAVHLRVSLRCGRQSKSSLKGGEEDRTNGKSWEAFGSSLGTALLRSFEKKTQVLQPSEKTTVAYHEAGHAVVGWFLEHADPLLKVSIIPRGKGLGYAQYLPREQYLYTREQLFDRMCMMLGGRVAEQLFFGQITTGAQDDLRKVTQSAYAQIVQFGMSEKLGQVSFDFPQPGEALVEKPYSEATAQLIDEEVRRLIGSAYDRTLELLTRCREQVEKVGKRLLEKEVLEKADMVELLGPRPFVEKCTYEEFVEGTGSLEEDASLPEGLKGWNQGREEGAQSSTCRRALPSLCAATCSHDGWAPRQQLLPRACAEQLPE from the exons ATGTCGCACCGGCTGGCGGCGGCGGCTTGCAGTCGGGCGGTGACCGGGCCGCTTTCGGTGCTGTGGCGATGCGGCGCCACGGCTGGGGCTGGCGCCCGGGCCCTCGGCACCGCCCAGCAG TGCCACCAGGGGATCCGTTGTCAGAAGCTGGCTCTGCAGGGGAGACTGGCGCCATTTTCCTGGTGGCTGTGTTCAGAACCATCCAAAG GGTTTGAAAAATTCTTTAAGAGGAGTGGAAGAAACACAGATTCAGAAAAATCAACAGTGCCAAAAAAAG AATCTGGTGAACTAAAGAATGCTGAGCCTGGAGGAGATGGAAACaagagaggagggaggcaggatgaCTTTGCCTGGTGGAAACGGATGCAGAAG GGCGAGTTCCCCTGGGATGACAAGGATTTCCGAAATCTGGCCATTCTGGGTGCAGGTGTATCTGTGGgatttttctacttctattttcGAGATCCTGGAAAAGAGATCACCTGGAAACACTTTGTTCAGTATTACCTGGCCAGAGGTCTG AGGTACGTGTGGTTTAACATCGGCAGTGTTGACACCTTTGAGCGGAACCTGGAATCTGCTCAGTgggaactggggattgagccaACCAACCAGGTTGCTGTGGTCTACACCACTGAGAGTGACGG CTCTTTCCTGCGAAGCCTGGTGCCTACTCTTCTCCTGGTTGGCATCCTGCTCTATGCTGTGAGAAGGGGTCCAATGGGGGCCGGGCGCAGCGGACGAGGAGGGGGCCTCTTCAGCGTTGGTGAGACAACAGCCAAGATCCTAAAGCACAACATCAATGTGCGGTTTGCAGATGTGGCTGGCTGTGAAGAGGCCAAACTGGAAATTATGGAGTTTGTGAATTTCCTGAAGAACCCCAAGCAGTATCAGGACTTAGGAGCCAAAATTCCAAAG GGAGCCATGCTCACAGGTCCACCCGGTACTGGCAAAACACTTCTTGCCAAGGCGACTGCAGGAGAGGCCAGTGTGCCCTTTATCGCTGTGAATGGATCCGAGTTCCTGGAAATGTTTGTCGGTGTTGGACCAGCAAGG GTTCGTGACATGTTTGCAATGGCCCGTAAAAACGCTCCTTGTATCTTATTTATTGATGAGATCGATGCAATTGGCAGGAAGCGAGGCCGCGGGCACCTTGGAGGCCAGAGCGAGCAGGAAAACACGCTGAACCAGATGCTCGTGGAGATGGATG GGTTCAACTCTACCACCAATGTGGTGGTGCTGGCTGGCACCAACCGCCCTGACATCCTTGATCCAGCCCTGACGCGGCCCGGCCGGTTTGATCGCCAGATTTACCTTG GCCCCCCTGACATCAAAGGCAGGTCCTCCATCTTCAAGGTCCACCTGCGTCCTCTCAAGCTGGATGAGAGCCTCAGGAACGATGCCCTGGCAAGGAAGCTGGCAGCACTCACTCCAGGCTTCACTG GTGCTGATATCTCTAACGTGTGCAATGAAGCAGCCCTGATTGCTGCCCGCCACCTGAGTGCTTTTGTCCAGCAGAAGCATTTTGAGCAGGCCATTGAGAGAGTCATCGGAG CTTTCCTGCCCTTGGGACTGTGTGCAGTCCATCTGAGGGTCAGTCTTAGATGTGGAAGGCAAAGCAAGTCCTCcctgaagggaggggaggaagacagAACGAATGGCAAGTCTTGGGAAGCCTTTGGGAGCTCTCTTGGCACAGCACTGCTGAGGA GCTTTGAGAAGAAGACTCAGGTCTTGCAGCCCAGTGAAAAGACAACCGTGGCCTACCATGAGGCAGGGCACGCAGTGGTAGGCTGGTTCTTGGAGCATGCAGACCCCTTGCTGAAG GTGTCCATCATCCCCCGGGGCAAGGGGCTTGGGTACGCCCAGTACCTTCCCCGTGAGCAGTACCTCTATACGCGGGAGCAGCTTTTTGACCGCATGTGCATGATGCTGGGCGGCAGGGTGGCTGAGCAGCTGTTCTTTGGGCAGATCACCACTGGGGCTCAGGATGACTTGAGGAAGGTTACCCAGAGCGCCTATGCCCAG ATTGTGCAGTTTGGGATGAGTGAGAAGCTGGGCCAGGTGTCCTTCGACTTCCCCCAGCCAGGTGAAGCCCTGGTTGAAAAGCCGTACAGTGAGGCCACTGCCCAGCTCATTGATGAGGAGGTCCGGCGCCTCATTGGCTCTGCCTACGACCGCACCCTGGAGTTGCTGACTAGGTGCCGGGAGCAGGTGGAGAAG GTAGGCAAGCGGCTCCTGGAAAAAGAAGTGCTGGAGAAGGCCGACATGGTGGAGCTGTTGGGCCCTCGGCCCTTCGTGGAGAAGTGCACCTATGAGGAGTTCGTGGAGGGCACTGGTAGCCTAGAGGAGGATGCATCCCTTCCCGAGGGCCTGAAGGGCTGGAACCAGGGACGGGAGGAGGGGGCACAGAGCAGCACTTGCAGGAGAGCCCTGCCTAGCCTGTGTGCAGCCACCTGCAGTCACGATGGCTGGGCTCCCAGGCAGCAGCTGCTACCCAGAGCGTGTGCAGAACAGCTGCCAGAGTAA
- the LOC114090930 gene encoding mitochondrial inner membrane m-AAA protease component AFG3L1-like isoform X1, translating to MSHRLAAAACSRAVTGPLSVLWRCGATAGAGARALGTAQQCHQGIRCQKLALQGRLAPFSWWLCSEPSKGFEKFFKRSGRNTDSEKSTVPKKESGELKNAEPGGDGNKRGGRQDDFAWWKRMQKGEFPWDDKDFRNLAILGAGVSVGFFYFYFRDPGKEITWKHFVQYYLARGLVDRLEVVNKQFVRVIPSPGASSERYVWFNIGSVDTFERNLESAQWELGIEPTNQVAVVYTTESDGSFLRSLVPTLLLVGILLYAVRRGPMGAGRSGRGGGLFSVGETTAKILKHNINVRFADVAGCEEAKLEIMEFVNFLKNPKQYQDLGAKIPKGAMLTGPPGTGKTLLAKATAGEASVPFIAVNGSEFLEMFVGVGPARVRDMFAMARKNAPCILFIDEIDAIGRKRGRGHLGGQSEQENTLNQMLVEMDGFNSTTNVVVLAGTNRPDILDPALTRPGRFDRQIYLGPPDIKGRSSIFKVHLRPLKLDESLRNDALARKLAALTPGFTGADISNVCNEAALIAARHLSAFVQQKHFEQAIERVIGAFLPLGLCAVHLRVSLRCGRQSKSSLKGGEEDRTNGKSWEAFGSSLGTALLRSFEKKTQVLQPSEKTTVAYHEAGHAVVGWFLEHADPLLKVSIIPRGKGLGYAQYLPREQYLYTREQLFDRMCMMLGGRVAEQLFFGQITTGAQDDLRKVTQSAYAQIVQFGMSEKLGQVSFDFPQPGEALVEKPYSEATAQLIDEEVRRLIGSAYDRTLELLTRCREQVEKVGKRLLEKEVLEKADMVELLGPRPFVEKCTYEEFVEGTGSLEEDASLPEGLKGWNQGREEGAQSSTCRRALPSLCAATCSHDGWAPRQQLLPRACAEQLPE from the exons ATGTCGCACCGGCTGGCGGCGGCGGCTTGCAGTCGGGCGGTGACCGGGCCGCTTTCGGTGCTGTGGCGATGCGGCGCCACGGCTGGGGCTGGCGCCCGGGCCCTCGGCACCGCCCAGCAG TGCCACCAGGGGATCCGTTGTCAGAAGCTGGCTCTGCAGGGGAGACTGGCGCCATTTTCCTGGTGGCTGTGTTCAGAACCATCCAAAG GGTTTGAAAAATTCTTTAAGAGGAGTGGAAGAAACACAGATTCAGAAAAATCAACAGTGCCAAAAAAAG AATCTGGTGAACTAAAGAATGCTGAGCCTGGAGGAGATGGAAACaagagaggagggaggcaggatgaCTTTGCCTGGTGGAAACGGATGCAGAAG GGCGAGTTCCCCTGGGATGACAAGGATTTCCGAAATCTGGCCATTCTGGGTGCAGGTGTATCTGTGGgatttttctacttctattttcGAGATCCTGGAAAAGAGATCACCTGGAAACACTTTGTTCAGTATTACCTGGCCAGAGGTCTG GTGGACCGGCTGGAGGTCGTGAACAAACAGTTCGTTCGTGTCATCCCTTCCCCTGGGGCGTCTTCTGAG AGGTACGTGTGGTTTAACATCGGCAGTGTTGACACCTTTGAGCGGAACCTGGAATCTGCTCAGTgggaactggggattgagccaACCAACCAGGTTGCTGTGGTCTACACCACTGAGAGTGACGG CTCTTTCCTGCGAAGCCTGGTGCCTACTCTTCTCCTGGTTGGCATCCTGCTCTATGCTGTGAGAAGGGGTCCAATGGGGGCCGGGCGCAGCGGACGAGGAGGGGGCCTCTTCAGCGTTGGTGAGACAACAGCCAAGATCCTAAAGCACAACATCAATGTGCGGTTTGCAGATGTGGCTGGCTGTGAAGAGGCCAAACTGGAAATTATGGAGTTTGTGAATTTCCTGAAGAACCCCAAGCAGTATCAGGACTTAGGAGCCAAAATTCCAAAG GGAGCCATGCTCACAGGTCCACCCGGTACTGGCAAAACACTTCTTGCCAAGGCGACTGCAGGAGAGGCCAGTGTGCCCTTTATCGCTGTGAATGGATCCGAGTTCCTGGAAATGTTTGTCGGTGTTGGACCAGCAAGG GTTCGTGACATGTTTGCAATGGCCCGTAAAAACGCTCCTTGTATCTTATTTATTGATGAGATCGATGCAATTGGCAGGAAGCGAGGCCGCGGGCACCTTGGAGGCCAGAGCGAGCAGGAAAACACGCTGAACCAGATGCTCGTGGAGATGGATG GGTTCAACTCTACCACCAATGTGGTGGTGCTGGCTGGCACCAACCGCCCTGACATCCTTGATCCAGCCCTGACGCGGCCCGGCCGGTTTGATCGCCAGATTTACCTTG GCCCCCCTGACATCAAAGGCAGGTCCTCCATCTTCAAGGTCCACCTGCGTCCTCTCAAGCTGGATGAGAGCCTCAGGAACGATGCCCTGGCAAGGAAGCTGGCAGCACTCACTCCAGGCTTCACTG GTGCTGATATCTCTAACGTGTGCAATGAAGCAGCCCTGATTGCTGCCCGCCACCTGAGTGCTTTTGTCCAGCAGAAGCATTTTGAGCAGGCCATTGAGAGAGTCATCGGAG CTTTCCTGCCCTTGGGACTGTGTGCAGTCCATCTGAGGGTCAGTCTTAGATGTGGAAGGCAAAGCAAGTCCTCcctgaagggaggggaggaagacagAACGAATGGCAAGTCTTGGGAAGCCTTTGGGAGCTCTCTTGGCACAGCACTGCTGAGGA GCTTTGAGAAGAAGACTCAGGTCTTGCAGCCCAGTGAAAAGACAACCGTGGCCTACCATGAGGCAGGGCACGCAGTGGTAGGCTGGTTCTTGGAGCATGCAGACCCCTTGCTGAAG GTGTCCATCATCCCCCGGGGCAAGGGGCTTGGGTACGCCCAGTACCTTCCCCGTGAGCAGTACCTCTATACGCGGGAGCAGCTTTTTGACCGCATGTGCATGATGCTGGGCGGCAGGGTGGCTGAGCAGCTGTTCTTTGGGCAGATCACCACTGGGGCTCAGGATGACTTGAGGAAGGTTACCCAGAGCGCCTATGCCCAG ATTGTGCAGTTTGGGATGAGTGAGAAGCTGGGCCAGGTGTCCTTCGACTTCCCCCAGCCAGGTGAAGCCCTGGTTGAAAAGCCGTACAGTGAGGCCACTGCCCAGCTCATTGATGAGGAGGTCCGGCGCCTCATTGGCTCTGCCTACGACCGCACCCTGGAGTTGCTGACTAGGTGCCGGGAGCAGGTGGAGAAG GTAGGCAAGCGGCTCCTGGAAAAAGAAGTGCTGGAGAAGGCCGACATGGTGGAGCTGTTGGGCCCTCGGCCCTTCGTGGAGAAGTGCACCTATGAGGAGTTCGTGGAGGGCACTGGTAGCCTAGAGGAGGATGCATCCCTTCCCGAGGGCCTGAAGGGCTGGAACCAGGGACGGGAGGAGGGGGCACAGAGCAGCACTTGCAGGAGAGCCCTGCCTAGCCTGTGTGCAGCCACCTGCAGTCACGATGGCTGGGCTCCCAGGCAGCAGCTGCTACCCAGAGCGTGTGCAGAACAGCTGCCAGAGTAA